A part of Kitasatospora acidiphila genomic DNA contains:
- a CDS encoding tRNA (adenine-N1)-methyltransferase, with product MSEPTGATRRRGPFKVGDQVQLTDPKGRHYTFTLEAGKNYHTHKGAFPHDELIGAPEGTVVRTTGNVPYLALRPLLPDYVLSMPRGAAVIYPKDAGQILAMADIFAGARVVEAGVGSGALSTYLLRAVGDTGLLASYERRQDFADIARGNVERYFGGPHPAWKLTVGDLQDNLVETDVDRVILDMLAPWECLDVAAKALVPGGLICCYVATTTQLSRTVEALREHGAFNEPQAWETMVRTWHLEGLAVRPDHRMIGHTGFLLTARRLADGVEPPMRQRRPAKGAYGEDFDNDKPKLSLAERAAARAAAKAATPVIDQD from the coding sequence ATGTCCGAACCGACCGGTGCCACCCGCAGGCGGGGGCCATTCAAGGTCGGGGACCAGGTTCAGCTGACCGACCCCAAGGGCCGTCACTACACGTTCACGCTCGAAGCCGGGAAGAACTACCACACCCACAAGGGTGCGTTCCCGCACGACGAACTGATCGGCGCCCCCGAGGGCACCGTCGTTCGCACCACGGGAAACGTGCCCTACCTCGCGCTGCGACCCCTGCTCCCCGACTACGTCCTGTCCATGCCGCGCGGTGCGGCCGTCATCTACCCCAAGGACGCGGGGCAGATCCTGGCCATGGCCGACATCTTCGCCGGCGCCCGGGTGGTCGAGGCCGGCGTCGGCTCCGGCGCGCTCTCGACCTACCTGCTGCGCGCCGTCGGCGACACCGGCCTGCTCGCCTCCTACGAGCGCCGCCAGGACTTCGCGGACATCGCCCGGGGCAACGTCGAGCGCTACTTCGGCGGCCCGCACCCGGCCTGGAAGCTCACCGTCGGTGACCTCCAGGACAACCTGGTCGAGACCGACGTCGACCGGGTCATCCTCGACATGCTGGCCCCCTGGGAGTGCCTCGACGTCGCCGCCAAGGCGCTCGTCCCCGGCGGTCTGATCTGCTGCTACGTGGCCACCACCACGCAGCTGTCGCGCACCGTCGAGGCCCTGCGCGAGCACGGCGCCTTCAACGAGCCGCAGGCCTGGGAGACCATGGTCCGCACCTGGCACCTCGAAGGCCTCGCGGTCCGGCCCGACCACCGCATGATCGGCCACACCGGCTTCCTGCTCACCGCCCGCCGGCTCGCCGACGGCGTCGAGCCGCCGATGCGCCAGCGCCGCCCCGCCAAGGGCGCCTACGGCGAGGACTTCGACAACGACAAGCCGAAGCTCAGCCTGGCCGAGCGCGCCGCCGCCCGGGCCGCCGCCAAGGCCGCCACTCCGGTCATCGACCAGGACTGA
- a CDS encoding ferredoxin, giving the protein MSVTSGADAAEPLEVWIDQDLCTGDGICVQYAPEVFELDIDGLAYVKGEDDELRQQPGETAPVPLTLLQDIVDSARECPGDCIHVRRVSDRVEVYGPDAD; this is encoded by the coding sequence ATGTCAGTGACCAGTGGGGCGGATGCCGCCGAGCCGCTTGAGGTGTGGATCGATCAGGACCTGTGCACCGGTGACGGTATCTGTGTGCAGTACGCGCCCGAGGTCTTCGAGCTGGACATCGACGGGCTCGCCTATGTGAAGGGCGAGGACGACGAGTTGCGCCAGCAGCCGGGCGAGACGGCGCCGGTCCCGCTGACGCTGCTTCAGGACATCGTGGACTCGGCGCGGGAGTGCCCGGGCGACTGCATCCACGTGCGGCGGGTGTCCGACCGGGTGGAGGTGTACGGCCCGGACGCCGACTAG
- a CDS encoding ABC transporter substrate-binding protein → MTSAIRRAPGRLATLGCAALVATTLAGCGSVNSITGSGSSSSGPITLGTTDSIAVLDPAGAYDLGSWMILENTFQGLLRFPAGATTPVPDAAQSCQFTGADAMTYDCVLRQGLTFSNGHPLTAADVVFSINRMKQIKDVNGPSSLFDSVKSVEAKSDSEVVFHLSEADAVLPDKLASAAGSIVDHQVFPADHELPNSQLIGSGPFAIDSVDEASGNGGVKEISKISLSANAKYKGDQTVQNKKFDVRFYGKPDQLKTALDKGDVDLTDNSLDPNVSAQLLTNQQSGGKGDIHVTQTDSSDTRFLVFNTKDQTVGQQAVRQAVAQLIDRQALARDVYAHTVQPLYSVVPAGIAGHNTAFFDKYNDPDVTKAKQLLAAAKIPTPVKFSLTWSRARAQGAEGAELKKQLEASGLFQVTVNEESDWSNFKKGWADGSYQAYTVGWSADYPDPDDFVVPLVTSGGAFHNGFDDQQIDQKLVPETLHETDRSQAATTFGAIQTELAVQVPMVPLFQEKSFFAYHANITGVENTTDSTGVFRFGEIGRH, encoded by the coding sequence ATGACTTCAGCCATACGACGCGCCCCCGGCCGACTCGCGACCCTGGGCTGTGCGGCCCTGGTGGCCACCACCCTGGCCGGCTGCGGCTCCGTCAACTCGATCACCGGCAGCGGCAGTAGCAGTTCCGGCCCGATCACCCTGGGCACCACCGACAGCATCGCCGTCCTCGACCCGGCCGGTGCCTACGACCTGGGCTCCTGGATGATCCTGGAGAACACCTTCCAGGGCCTGCTGCGGTTCCCGGCCGGCGCCACCACCCCGGTCCCGGACGCGGCGCAGTCCTGCCAGTTCACCGGCGCCGACGCGATGACCTACGACTGCGTGCTGCGCCAGGGCCTGACGTTCTCCAACGGGCACCCGCTGACCGCCGCCGACGTGGTGTTCTCGATCAACCGGATGAAGCAGATCAAGGACGTGAACGGGCCGTCCTCGCTCTTCGACAGCGTGAAGTCGGTCGAGGCCAAGAGCGACAGCGAGGTGGTCTTCCACCTCTCCGAGGCCGACGCGGTGCTCCCGGACAAGCTGGCCAGCGCGGCCGGTTCGATCGTCGACCACCAGGTCTTCCCGGCCGACCACGAGCTGCCCAACAGCCAGCTGATCGGCTCCGGCCCCTTCGCCATCGACTCGGTCGACGAGGCATCAGGCAACGGCGGGGTCAAGGAGATCAGCAAGATCAGCCTCTCCGCCAACGCCAAGTACAAGGGCGACCAGACGGTCCAGAACAAGAAGTTCGACGTCCGCTTCTACGGCAAGCCCGACCAACTGAAGACCGCCCTGGACAAGGGCGACGTCGACCTCACCGACAACAGCCTGGACCCCAACGTCTCCGCCCAGCTGCTCACCAACCAGCAGAGCGGCGGCAAGGGCGACATCCACGTCACCCAGACCGACAGCAGCGACACCCGGTTCCTGGTGTTCAACACCAAGGACCAGACCGTCGGCCAGCAGGCCGTCCGGCAGGCGGTCGCCCAGCTGATCGACCGCCAGGCGCTCGCCCGCGACGTCTACGCGCACACCGTGCAGCCGCTCTACTCGGTGGTCCCGGCCGGCATCGCCGGCCACAACACCGCCTTCTTCGACAAGTACAACGACCCCGACGTCACCAAGGCCAAGCAACTCCTGGCGGCCGCCAAGATCCCGACGCCGGTCAAGTTCAGCCTCACCTGGTCCCGTGCCCGCGCCCAGGGCGCCGAGGGCGCCGAGCTCAAGAAGCAGCTGGAGGCCAGCGGCCTGTTCCAGGTGACGGTCAACGAGGAGTCGGACTGGAGCAACTTCAAGAAGGGCTGGGCGGACGGCAGTTACCAGGCCTACACGGTCGGCTGGAGCGCCGACTACCCGGACCCGGACGACTTCGTGGTGCCGCTGGTAACCAGCGGCGGCGCCTTCCACAACGGCTTCGACGACCAGCAGATCGACCAGAAGCTGGTGCCCGAGACGCTGCACGAGACCGACCGCTCGCAGGCCGCCACCACCTTCGGCGCGATCCAGACCGAGCTGGCCGTCCAGGTGCCGATGGTGCCGCTCTTCCAGGAGAAGTCGTTCTTCGCCTACCACGCCAACATCACCGGCGTGGAGAACACCACGGACTCCACCGGCGTCTTCCGGTTCGGCGAGATCGGCCGCCACTGA
- a CDS encoding RecB family exonuclease, whose protein sequence is MQQTDTARPALPPSGLSPSRAGDFLTCPLLYRLRVIDRLPEPPSAAATRGTLVHAVLERLFDHPAVERTPDRALSLLRPQWERLLGERPELAGLFPAAAANAEGLDGEGPDAEALDAEGLDGEALARWLGDAEKLLGHWFRLEDPTRLEPVERELYVETVLDSGLKLRGYIDRVDVAPTGEVRLVDYKTGRAPSRDFEGKAMFQMKFYALVVWRWKGVIPKRLQLVYLGGAGEVVTYDPDEADLRSVERKLLALWEAICRAVATGEFPATRNRLCDWCDHQKSCPEFGGTPPPYPLPLQKTVTSMSSKES, encoded by the coding sequence ATGCAGCAGACCGACACCGCCCGTCCGGCCCTCCCGCCGAGCGGGCTGTCCCCGTCGCGTGCCGGGGACTTCCTGACCTGCCCGCTGCTCTACCGGCTGCGGGTGATCGACCGCCTGCCGGAGCCGCCGAGCGCGGCGGCGACGCGCGGGACCTTGGTGCACGCCGTGCTGGAGCGGCTCTTCGACCACCCGGCGGTGGAGCGCACCCCGGACCGGGCGCTGTCGCTGCTGCGCCCGCAGTGGGAACGCCTGCTGGGTGAACGTCCGGAGCTGGCCGGGCTGTTCCCGGCGGCCGCGGCGAACGCCGAGGGTCTGGACGGCGAGGGCCCGGACGCCGAGGCGCTGGATGCCGAGGGTCTGGACGGCGAGGCGCTGGCCCGCTGGCTGGGGGACGCCGAGAAGCTGCTGGGCCACTGGTTCCGGCTGGAGGACCCGACCCGGCTGGAGCCGGTGGAGCGGGAGCTCTACGTGGAGACCGTGCTGGACTCGGGGCTGAAGCTGCGCGGCTACATCGACCGGGTGGACGTGGCGCCCACCGGTGAGGTGCGGCTGGTGGACTACAAGACCGGCCGGGCGCCCTCGCGGGACTTCGAGGGCAAGGCGATGTTCCAGATGAAGTTCTACGCCCTGGTGGTGTGGCGCTGGAAGGGCGTGATCCCCAAGCGGCTGCAGCTGGTGTACCTGGGCGGTGCCGGGGAGGTGGTGACCTACGACCCGGACGAGGCGGATCTGCGCTCGGTGGAGCGCAAGCTGCTGGCACTGTGGGAGGCGATCTGCCGGGCGGTGGCCACCGGCGAGTTCCCGGCCACCCGCAACCGGCTGTGCGACTGGTGCGACCATCAGAAGAGCTGCCCGGAGTTCGGGGGGACTCCGCCGCCGTACCCGCTCCCCCTGCAGAAGACCGTGACGAGCATGTCGAGCAAGGAGTCTTAG
- a CDS encoding response regulator, producing the protein MTIRVLLVDDQPLLRTGFRMILEAESDLVVVGEAGDGQQALEQVRALQPDVVLMDIRMPRMDGVEATRRIAGPGRDGPVKVLVLTTFDLDEYVVEALRAGASGFLLKDVPAEELVQAIRVVADGAAMLAPSITRRLLDMYATRLPSGDEAPSPALGALTEREMEVLRLVAKGLSNAEIAAELFVSETTVKTHVGHVLTKLGLRDRVQAAVFAYESGLVRPGAM; encoded by the coding sequence GTGACGATCCGAGTGCTGCTGGTCGACGACCAGCCGCTGCTGCGCACCGGTTTCCGGATGATCCTGGAGGCGGAGAGCGATCTGGTGGTGGTGGGCGAGGCCGGCGACGGCCAGCAGGCGCTGGAGCAGGTGCGGGCGCTGCAGCCGGACGTGGTGCTGATGGACATCCGGATGCCGCGGATGGACGGCGTGGAGGCGACCCGCCGGATCGCCGGCCCGGGGCGGGACGGTCCGGTGAAGGTGCTGGTGCTGACCACCTTCGACCTGGACGAGTACGTGGTGGAGGCGCTGCGGGCCGGAGCCAGCGGCTTCCTGCTGAAGGACGTACCGGCCGAGGAGCTGGTGCAGGCGATCCGGGTGGTGGCGGACGGCGCGGCGATGCTGGCGCCGTCGATCACCCGCCGGCTGCTGGACATGTACGCCACCAGACTGCCGTCCGGGGACGAGGCGCCCTCCCCCGCGCTCGGCGCGCTGACCGAGCGGGAGATGGAGGTGCTGCGGCTGGTCGCCAAGGGGCTGTCCAACGCGGAGATCGCCGCCGAGCTGTTCGTCTCCGAGACCACGGTGAAGACCCATGTCGGGCACGTGCTCACCAAGTTGGGGCTGCGTGACCGGGTGCAGGCGGCGGTGTTCGCCTATGAGAGCGGGCTGGTGCGGCCGGGCGCGATGTGA
- a CDS encoding site-2 protease family protein, which yields MVSDTTGQQTSQEPPPQPGGPGHDHRPGGPSGPGGPGHGHRPGGGILMGRPFGVPIYVGPSWFLIAALITWLFGRQLADVLPDLGYTRYLIAFSFAVAFYGSVLIHELAHTLVALRYRLGVRRIQLQFFGGVSEIEKEAETPGREFWLAFVGPLLSLAIGGICWLLTGLVRFDTVPGVLLAGLTVANLVVAVFNLLPGLPLDGGRMLRAVVWGVTGRPMTGTVAAAWSGRVLALVVLFGLPLWGNAQHGSRPGTGESLLNTSLAAVLAVVIWSGAGTAVRNARLKEALPRLGVRDLTRRAVQVTADTPLGEALRRAREAQAGAVVISDGHGDPIALVKEAAVLQVPEHRRPWVAAGALARTLEPGLRLAVDLDGEQLLAALRTTPASEYLVVNPDGGVYGVLAVADVERRLSAVLSRH from the coding sequence ATGGTGAGCGACACCACGGGGCAGCAGACCTCCCAGGAGCCACCGCCGCAGCCCGGCGGCCCCGGACACGACCACCGGCCCGGTGGCCCGAGCGGCCCCGGCGGCCCCGGACACGGCCACCGGCCCGGTGGCGGCATCCTGATGGGCCGGCCGTTCGGCGTGCCGATCTACGTCGGCCCGTCCTGGTTCCTGATCGCCGCGCTGATCACCTGGCTGTTCGGCCGGCAGCTCGCCGACGTCCTCCCCGACCTCGGCTACACCCGCTACCTGATCGCCTTCTCCTTCGCCGTCGCCTTCTACGGCTCCGTGCTGATCCACGAGCTCGCCCACACCCTGGTCGCCCTGCGCTACCGGCTCGGCGTCCGCAGGATCCAGCTGCAGTTCTTCGGCGGCGTCTCCGAGATCGAGAAGGAGGCCGAGACCCCCGGCCGGGAGTTCTGGCTCGCCTTCGTCGGCCCGCTGCTCTCGCTGGCCATCGGCGGCATCTGCTGGCTGCTCACCGGCCTGGTCCGGTTCGACACCGTGCCGGGGGTGCTGCTCGCCGGCCTCACCGTGGCCAACCTGGTGGTCGCCGTCTTCAACCTGCTGCCCGGCCTGCCGCTGGACGGCGGCCGGATGCTGCGCGCCGTGGTGTGGGGCGTCACCGGGCGGCCGATGACCGGCACCGTCGCCGCCGCCTGGAGCGGCCGGGTCCTCGCCCTGGTGGTGCTCTTCGGCCTGCCGCTCTGGGGCAACGCCCAGCACGGCAGCCGGCCCGGCACCGGCGAGTCACTGCTGAACACCAGCCTGGCCGCGGTCCTCGCGGTGGTGATCTGGAGCGGCGCCGGCACCGCCGTCCGCAACGCCCGGCTCAAGGAGGCGCTGCCCCGGCTGGGCGTGCGCGACCTCACCCGGCGCGCCGTGCAGGTCACCGCCGACACCCCGCTCGGCGAGGCGCTGCGCCGCGCCCGCGAGGCCCAGGCCGGCGCCGTGGTGATCAGCGACGGCCACGGCGACCCGATCGCCCTGGTCAAGGAGGCGGCCGTGCTCCAGGTGCCGGAACACCGCCGCCCCTGGGTGGCCGCCGGCGCCCTGGCCCGCACCCTGGAACCCGGCCTGCGGCTCGCCGTCGACCTGGACGGCGAACAACTGCTCGCCGCCCTGCGGACCACCCCCGCCAGCGAGTACCTGGTGGTCAACCCGGACGGCGGCGTCTACGGGGTGCTGGCCGTCGCCGACGTGGAGCGCCGGCTCAGCGCCGTGCTCAGCCGCCACTGA